From the genome of Anopheles moucheti chromosome 3, idAnoMoucSN_F20_07, whole genome shotgun sequence, one region includes:
- the LOC128304215 gene encoding 3,4-dihydroxyphenylacetaldehyde synthase-like, with product MANMDINEFREFGRAAIDFVADYLENIRDRDVLPSVEPGYLHDMLPGELQNEPEDWKTIMEDFKRCILPGLTHWQSPHFHAFYPSQTSYSSIVGETLAAGLGVVGFSWICSPVCTELEVIMMNWLGQLLNLPKSFLNCDEGNGGGIIQGSASESILVAVLAGREQAVRRLRVQHPDLTEAEIRGRLVAYTSDQSNSAVEKAGILGAIKMRLLPADDTGILRGSTFIRAVEEDVADGLFPVVCVATLGTTGTCAYDNLAEIGPYCNEHNIWLHIDAAYAGAALCLPEYTHIMKGAERADSLNFNLHKWMFVNFDCCAMWFKDAGSVTKSFSVDRIYLQHQFQGHSKAPDYRHWQIQLGRRFRSLKVWITLRTMGAAKIRDLIRFHIQLANRFEEYVRTDDRFEVVCSTLALVCFRLKGDDARSKQLLDNITKRKKIFMIPATYQGKFIIRFMICGIDPQMHDIEYAWDEVRTQTDLLLGVDHNRNQFVSAELEQESKPAPAEPKQYEKCSEIGKITESLTGIMISNEKGQ from the exons ATGGCAAACATGGACATTAATGAGTTTCGCGAGTTCGGACGAGCCGCGATCGATTTCGTAGCGGACTATCTGGAGAATATACGGGATAG GGATGTATTGCCATCGGTGGAACCTGGCTATCTGCACGATATGCTACCGGGAGAGTTGCAGAATGAGCCCGAAGATTGGAAAACCATCATGGAAGACTTCAAACGGTGCATTCTACCGGGACTAACCCACTGGCAGTCACCTCACTTTCACGCGTTCTATCCCTCCCAAACTTCATACTCGTCGATCGTGGGCGAAACACTAGCGGCGGGACTGGGCGTCGTCGGATTCAGTTGG ATCTGCAGTCCCGTCTGTACCGAGCTGGAGGTGATCATGATGAACTGGTTGGGACAGCTGTTGAATCTTCCCAAATCGTTCCTGAATTGTGACGAAGGTAATGGTGGTGGCATCATCCAAGGCTCGGCCAGTGAGTCCATTCTCGTAGCGGTGTTGGCTGGTCGCGAACAGGCCGTCCGGCGTCTGCGCGTCCAGCACCCGGATCTAACGGAGGCGGAAATTCGTGGACGTTTGGTTGCGTACACGAGCGATCAGAGCAACAGTGCGGTCGAGAAGGCGGGCATTCTGGGTGCGATCAAGATGCGCTTACTGCCGGCCGATGATACCGGCATCCTGCGTGGATCTACCTTCATCCGGGCGGTGGAGGAAGACGTTGCCGATGGGCTGTTTCCGGTGGTTTGCGTCGCTACGCTTGGCACCACGGGTACCTGCGCCTACGATAACCTGGCCGAAATTGGTCCGTACTGTAACGAGCACAACATCTGGCTGCATATCGATGCGGCGTACGCCGGTGCGGCCCTGTGTCTGCCCGAGTACACGCACATCATGAAGGGTGCCGAAAGGGCCGATTCGCTCAACTTCAACCTGCACAAGTGGATGTTTGTCAACTTTGACTGTTGCGCGATGTGGTTTAAAGATGCGGGCTCGGTAACGAAGTCTTTCAGCGTCGACCGGATCTACCTGCAGCATCAGTTCCAGGGACACAGCAAAGCACCGGACTATCGGCACTGGCAGATACAGCTCGGTCGTCGATTCCGCTCGCTCAAGGTTTGGATTACGCTGCGCACGATGGGTGCGGCGAAGATTCGGGATCTGATTCGCTTCCACATCCAGCTGGCAAATCGCTTCGAGGAGTACGTACGCACGGACGATCGGTTCGAGGTGGTCTGTTCCACGCTGGCCCTCGTGTGCTTCCGGCTGAAAGGTGACGACGCACGGTCCAAGCAGCTGCTGGACAACATCACCAAGCGCAAGAAAATCTTCATGATACCGGCCACGTACCAGGGGAAGTTTATTATCCGCTTCATGATCTGCGGAATTGATCCCCAGATGCACGACATCGAGTACGCTTGGGATGAGGTTCGAACGCAGACCGATCTGCTGCTGGGTGTGGATCATAACCGCAACCAGTTTGTAAGCGCGGAGCTAGAGCAGGAAAGCAAACCGGCCCCGGCGGAACCGAAGCAGTACGAGAAGTGCTCCGAGATTGGCAAGATCACGGAAAGTTTAACCGGGATTATGATTTCCAATGAAAAGGGTCAGTAA
- the LOC128305726 gene encoding aromatic-L-amino-acid decarboxylase-like, producing MPVPCEKRTEMQAPEFKDFAKEMVDYISNYLENIRERRVLPTVQPGYLRPLIPDEAPQQPEKWEDVMADVERVIMPGVTHWHSPKFHAYFPTANSYPAIVADMLSGAIACIGFTWIASPACTELEVVMLDWLGKMLDLPNEFLACSGGQGGGVIQGTASEATLVALLGAKAKAMKRAKEEHPEWDDHTIVSKLVGYTSNQSHSSVERAGLLGGVKLRGLKADDNLKLRGETLEKAIKEDLEAGLIPFYVVATLGTTNTCAFDRLDEIGPVANRYNVWVHVDAAYAGSAFICPEYRYLMKGIETADSFNFNPHKWMLVNFDCSAMWLKEPYWIVNAFNVDPLYLKHDMQGSAPDYRHWQIPLGRRFRALKLWFVLRLYGVDNLQAHIRRHCGFAKQFEALCCADDRFEIFGEVQMGLVCFKLKGSNELNEALLKRINGRGNIHLVPSKVNDVYFLRMAVCSRFTETSDIDYSWKEVSAAADELLAEQKK from the exons ATGCCTGTTCCCTGCGAAAAACGA ACCGAAATGCAGGCGCCAGAGTTCAAGGACTTTGCGAAGGAGATGGTCGATTACATCTCCAACTATCTCGAGAACATCCGTGAAAG ACGTGTTTTACCAACCGTACAGCCGGGCTATCTGCGGCCGCTCATCCCCGATGAAGCGCCGCAGCAGCCGGAAAAGTGGGAAGATGTGATGGCCGACGTCGAGCGGGTTATTATGCCGGGCGTTACGCACTGGCACAGCCCGAAGTTCCACGCGTACTTCCCCACGGCCAACTCTTATCCGGCGATCGTGGCTGATATGTTGAGCGGTGCCATCGCTTGTATTGGTTTTACTTGG ATTGCTAGTCCCGCTTGTACAGAGCTAGAAGTGGTAATGCTGGATTGGCTGGGCAAGATGTTGGACCTTCCGAATGAGTTCCTGGCGTGTTCCGGTGGACAGGGTGGTGGTGTTATCCAAGGTACCGCCAGTGAGGCCACTCTTGTTGCCCTGCTCGGTGCTAAGGCGAAGGCAATGAAGCGTGCCAAGGAGGAACATCCCGAATGGGACGATCATACCATCGTGTCAAAGCTGGTCGGATACACATCCA ATCAATCGCACTCCTCGGTGGAGCGTGCCGGTTTGCTCGGAGGCGTGAAGCTGCGTGGCCTGAAAGCGGACGATAACCTAAAGCTGCGCGGTGAAACGCTCGAAAAAGCCATCAAGGAAGATCTCGAAGCGGGACTGATTCCGTTCTACGTGGTGGCCACGCTCGGCACGACCAACACCTGCGCATTCGATCGACTTGATGAGATCGGCCCGGTCGCCAATCGGTACAACGTCTGGGTGCACGTTGATGCAGCCTATGCCGGATCGGCCTTCATATGTCCAGAGTATCGCTACCTGATGAAGGGTATCGAGACGGCCGATTCGTTCAACTTCAACCCGCACAAGTGGATGCTGGTGAACTTTGACTGCAGCGCCATGTGGCTGAAGGAGCCGTACTGGATTGTGAACGCGTTCAATGTGGATCCGCTCTACCTGAAGCACGACATGCAGGGTTCCGCACCGGACTACCGCCACTGGCAGATTCCGCTCGGTCGTCGCTTCCGTGCGCTCAAGCTGTGGTTCGTGCTGCGGCTGTACGGTGTGGACAATCTGCAGGCCCACATCCGGCGTCACTGCGGGTTCGCGAAGCAGTTCGAAGCGCTGTGCTGTGCGGATGACCGTTTCGAGATTTTCGGCGAGGTGCAGATGGGTCTCGTGTGCTTCAAGCTGAAGGGCTCGAACGAGCTGAACGAGGCACTGCTCAAGCGCATCAACGGTCGCGGTAACATTCATCTGGTTCCGTCCAAGGTGAACGATGTGTACTTCCTGCGTATGGCGGTGTGTTCGCGCTTCACCGAGACGTCCGACATCGACTACTCGTGGAAGGAGGTGTCGGCGGCCGCTGATGAGCTGCTGGCCGAACAGAAGAAGTAA
- the LOC128302634 gene encoding uncharacterized protein LOC128302634, translating into MVPNCETYIRCSWTFRFICLALPLIIHLRASSALDYVHGKPSSVAMEPDVTSAIFIVSTSLALGRILASIIPFYVDEQQTMTLQVQTLLICLTLMLANIVFCDLALRLIWIPIQYALWWLCKHKILTLFVKAFLFFVKDYALLRPYYLKALAVSASKRGFHFLRLVTVLQILNSVLLRLERYPMKTVVERNSPTPSCEVPEGTHVANVQDKDLITDPSN; encoded by the exons ATGGTACCAAACTGTGAAACCTACATTCGTTGCTCCTGGACCTTCCGGTTTATCTGCCTGGCGCTACCGTTAATCATACACCTACGAGCCAGTAGTGCGCTCGATTATGTGCACGGTAAGCCGAGTTCCGTTGCCATGGAGCCAGATGTTACTTCCGCCATTTTCATCGTCAGTACAAGTCTGGCGCTTGGACGAATTCTAGCGAGCATTATTCCATTCTACGTCGACGAACAGCAGACGATGACGTTGCAGGTACAAACCTTGCTAATTTGTCTAACCTTG ATGCTTGCGAATATTGTGTTCTGTGATTTGGCATTGCGCTTAATATGGATTCCAATACAGTACGCGCTGTGGTGGTTGTGCAAGCACAAAATATTG ACGCTATTTGTGAAGGCATTTTTATTCTTTGTCAAAGATTACGCACTGCTTCGTCCGTACTATTTGAAGGCTTTGGCGGTTTCCGCATCTAAGCGAGGCTTTCATTTTTTACGGCTAGTGACGGTTTTGCAAATTCTAAACTCAGTTCTTTTACGACTGGAGAGATATCCCATGAAAACAGTTGTCGAAAG AAATTCTCCAACACCATCGTGTGAAGTGCCGGAAGGAACGCACGTAGCTAATGTGCAGGATAAAGACCTTATAACAGATCCATCGAATTAA
- the LOC128305724 gene encoding pre-mRNA-splicing factor ATP-dependent RNA helicase DHX16: protein MSKHSRHRKSWSSEDSSEEDEERRRDLKERDEFAKRLKQRDEGQTRNVASASGNRGYADAAKRLKLETEDREKLLPQLRVQSRRQYLEKRKEDKVAELEADIRDDEYLFPDADITERERRDREYKKNLLQIAREHDKARELERVQRYRMPKDVKKGEMEEYVEVDERERMPHSEQKKWEAEQLASAVYKFGSKDAKERAAQQEEYELLLDEQIDFIQALQMGGTKEKDGKREISEAEKKKMTIEETQKSLPIYPFKEDLIAAINEHQILIIEGETGSGKTTQIPQYLYEAGFTNDGKKIGCTQPRRVAAMSVAARVAEEMSVKLGNEVGYSIRFEDCTTERTVIKYMTDGTLHREFLSEPDLATYRVMIIDEAHERTLHTDILFGLVKDIARFRKDLKLLISSATLDAEKFSDFFDKAPIFRIPGRRYPVDIFYTKAPEADYIDACVVSVLQIHATQPLGDILVFLTGQEEIEACQEMLQDRVKRLGSKLKELIILPIYANLPSDMQAKIFEPTPPNARKVILATNIAETSLTIDNIIYVIDPGFAKQNNFNSRTGMETLLVVPISKASANQRAGRAGRVAPGKCFRLYTAWAYNNELEDNTVPEIQRINLGNAVLMLKTLGIHDLLHFDFLDPPPHQTLILALEQLYALGALNHHGELTKLGRRMAEFPVDPMMGKMLLASEKYKCSEEIVTIAAMLSVNGAIFYRPKDKIIHADTARKNFNHRNGDHLSLMQVYNQWVESDYSTQWCYENFIQYRSMKRARDVREQLVGLMQRVEIEMVSSVTETTNIRKAITAGYFYHVARLSKGGNYKTVKHNQDVMIHPNSALFEDLPRWLLYHELVFTTKEFMRSVIDIESKWLLEVAPHYYKPKELEDPTNKKMPKTVGRSAPTEK from the exons ATGAGCAAACACTCCAGACACCGTAAATCCTGGTCCTCCGAAGACAGCAGCGAAGAAGATGAGGAGCGTCGGCGGGATCTTAAGGAGCGCGATGAGTTTGCGAAACGATTAAAGCAACGAGACGAAGGTCAAACGCGCAATGTAGCATCGGCTTCCGGCAACAGAGGCTATGCGGATGCTGCCAAACGGCTCAAACTCGAAACGGAAGACAGAGAAAAACTTCTACCACAGCTGCGCGTCCAATCCCGACGGCAGTACCTGGAGAAGCGCAAAGAAGATAAGGTTGCGGAGCTCGAGGCGGACATTCGGGATGATGAATATTTGTTTCCGGATGCCGATATTACCGAGCGAGAGCGGCGAGATCGCGAGTACAAGAAAAATTTGCTTCAAATCGCTAGAGAACATGACAAAGCTCGTGAATTGGAGCGCGTACAGCGCTATCGTATGCCGAAGGATGTTAAGAAAGGTGAAATGGAGGAGTACGTCGAGGTGGACGAACGGGAACGAATGCCCCACTCGGAGCAGAAGAAATGGGAAGCGGAACAGCTCGCTTCGGCGGTGTACAAGTTTGGTTCGAAGGATGCCAAAGAACGGGCTGCCCAGCAGGAAGAGTACGAGCTGCTTCTCGACGAGCAGATCGATTTCATCCAAGCGCTGCAAATGGGCGGTACGAAGGAAAAAGATGGCAAGCGTGAGATTAGCGAggcagagaagaaaaagatgaCCATAGAGGAAACGCAAAAATCGCTTCCTATCTATCCGTTCAAGGAGGATTTGATTGCGGCCATCAATGAGCATCAAATTCTGATCATTGAAGGTGAGACGGGTTCCGGCAAAACGACACAGATCCCCCAATACCTGTACGAGGCAGGGTTTACGAACGATGGTAAAAAGATCGGATGCACCCAGCCTCGGCGTGTTGCGGCCATGTCAGTGGCTGCCCGCGTTGCCGAGGAAATGAGTGTCAAGCTGGGAAATGAGGTTGGCTACAGCATTCGATTTGAGGACTGTACAACGGAACGTACCGTCATAAAGTACATGACGGACGGTACGCTTCATCGCGAGTTCCTTTCCGAGCCCGATCTGGCAACGTACCGCGTTATGATCATTGATGAGGCTCACGAGCGCACACTGCACACGGACAttctgtttggtttggtgaaaGATATTGCTCGCTTTCGGAAGGATCTGAAGCTGCTTATATCCAGCGCAACATTGGATGCGGAGaagttttccgattttttcgaTAAAGCTCCTATTTTTCGAATTCCCGGCCGACGTTATCCG GTCGACATATTTTACACGAAAGCTCCCGAAGCCGATTACATTGACGCTTGCGTGGTTTCCGTACTGCAAATACACGCCACACAACCGCTGGGCGATATTTTAGTCTTTTTAACTG GTCAGGAAGAAATTGAAGCCTGTCAGGAAATGCTACAGGATCGGGTTAAACGTTTGGGATCGAAGCtaaaagaattaatcattCTACCCATTTACGCCAATCTGCCCTCCGATATGCAGGCCAAAATCTTCGAACCCACACCACCGAACGCCCGGAAAGTGATTTTGGCCACAAACATTGCCGAAACGTCGCTCACGATCGATAATATCATCTACGTGATCGATCCCGGCTTTGCAAAGCAGAACAATTTTAACTCTCGCACAGGAATGGAAACACTGCTGGTGGTTCCAATTTCCAAGGCATCCGCCAATCAACGAGCTGGTCGTGCAGGGCGCGTTGCGCCTGGAAAATGCTTCCGACTTTATACGGCCTGGGCTTACAACAATGAGCTGGAAGATAACACTGTGCCCGAAATTCAGCGAATCAATCTGGGAAATGCTGTGCTGATGTTGAAGACGCTTGGAATCCACGACTTATTACACTTCGACTTTCTTGATCCTCCGCCACACCAAACGTTAATCCTGGCACTGGAACAGCTGTACGCACTCGGTGCACTGAATCACCATGGAGAGCTGACGAAGCTGGGACGACGAATGGCCGAATTTCCGGTCGATCCAATGATGGGGAAAATGTTGCTTGCTAGCGAAAAGTACAAATGTTCCGAAGAGATAGTGACGATTGCTGCCATGCTGTCGGTAAATGGTGCGATATTTTACCGCCCGAAGGATAAAATTATTCACGCAGATACGGCGCGTAAAAACTTTAACCATCGGAACGGTGATCACCTGAGTCTCATGCAGGTGTATAACCAATGGGTAGAATCGGACTACAGTACGCAGTGGTGCTATGAGAATTTTATCCAGTATCGTTCGATGAAACGTGCGCGTGACGTACGAGAACAACTGGTAGGACTAATGCAGCGGGTGGAGATAGAAATGGTCTCCTCCGTAACGGAAACGACCAATATTCGGAAAGCGATTACAGCTGGCTACTTCTACCACGTGGCACGTCTTTCCAAGGGTGGAAACTACAAAACGGTCAAACACAATCAGGACGTTATGATTCATCCCAACTCGGCACTGTTTGAAGATTTGCCACGGTGGTTGCTCTACCACGAGCTGGTTTTTACGACGAAAGAGTTTATGCGCTCAGTCATCGATATTGAGAGCAAGTGGTTGCTGGAGGTTGCACCGCACTATTACAAACCGAAGGAGCTGGAAGATCCGACCAACAAAAAGATGCCAAAAACCGTTGGTCGTTCGGCACCGACGGAAAAATAA
- the LOC128305727 gene encoding cysteine desulfurase, mitochondrial gives MLSRWSRKAVDKYLAFQVLRSATGRTRDYSTDKKFSIKDEVLDGRPLYLDAQATTSLDPRVLDAMMPYMTAYYGNPHSRTHAYGWESEEAVEKARAQVASLIGADPKEVVFTSGATESNNISVKGIARFYGVKKKHVITTQTEHKCVLDSCRALEGEGFHVTYLPVQSNGLISMEELEKAITPETSLVSIMTVNNEIGVKQPVAEIGRLCKSKKVFFHTDAAQAIGKIPVDVNKMNIDLMSISGHKIYGPKGIGALYVRRKPRVRVEAIQSGGGQERGLRSGTVPTPLVVGLGAACDIASREMEYDHRWMEFLSKRLMDKIFAELPQVIRNGDPVHSYPGCINLSFAYVEGESLLMALKDVALSSGSACTSASLEPSYVLRAIGTDEDLAHSSIRFGIGRFTTIEEVDYTAEKCIKHVTRLREMSPLWEMVQEGVDIKSIKWSQH, from the exons ATGTTGTCACGCTGGTCGCGCAAAGCTGTTGATAAATACTTGGCGTTCCAAGTACTACGCAGCGCAACCGGGCGGACACGGGATTACAGCACCG ATAAAAAATTCAGCATCAAAGACGAAGTACTAGATGGCCGGCCACTCTACCTGGATGCTCAAGCGACCACATCGCTG GACCCAAGAGTTCTCGATGCGATGATGCCATACATGACCGCTTACTATGGAAATCCACACTCGCGAACGCACGCGTACGGTTGGGAATCGGAGGAAGCTGTCGAGAAGGCTCGTGCACAGGTAGCTTCGCTCATTGGTGCAGATCCGAAAGAGGTCGTGTTTACGTCCGGTGCAACAGAATCGAACAACATCTCGGTCAAGGGTATTGCGCGGTTTTACGGCGTGAAGAAAAAGCATGTCATCACTACGCAGACAGAGCATAAATGCGTGTTGGATTCTTGCCGTGCACTCGAGGGCGAAGGATTCCATGTAACGTATCTGCCCGTACAGTCGAATGGATTGATCAGTATGGAAGAGCTGGAGAAAGCCATCACACCGGAAACATCACTCGTATCCATAATGACCGTCAATAATGAGATCGGTGTAAAGCAACCGGTCGCCGAGATCGGACGGCTGTGCAAATCGAAGAAGGTTTTCTTCCACACTGATGCAGCACAAGCCATCGGCAAGATACCGGTCGATGTGAACAAAATGAACATCGATCTGATGTCAATCTCTGGGCATAAAATCTACGGACCAAAGGGCATCGGTGCGTTGTACGTGCGCCGCAAGCCACGCGTTCGAGTCGAAGCGATTCAAAGCGGTGGTGGTCAAGAGAGAGGCCTTCGTAGTGGAACCGTACCCACACCATTGGTCGTTGGTTTGGGAGCCGCCTGTGACATAGCGAGCCGCGAAATGGAATACGATCACCGATGGATGGAGTTTCTGTCGAAACGAttgatggacaaaatatttGCCGAATTACCGCAGGTCATCAGGAACGGCGATCCGGTACATTCGTATCCGGGGTGTATCAATCTTTCCTTTGCCTACGTCGAGGGTGAATCGTTACTGATGGCTCTCAAGGATGTGGCGCTTTCCAGCGGATCGGCATGTACATCCGCATCGCTGGAACCGTCGTACGTGTTGCGCGCAATCGGTACGGATGAAGATTTGGCACACAGTTCGATTCGTTTCGGTATCGGGCGTTTCACGACTATCGAGGAGGTGGATTATACGGCGGAAAAGTGCATCAAGCACGTCACACGATTGCGCGAGATGTCTCCACTGTGGGAAATGGTGCAGGAAGGTGTGGACATTAAGAGCATCAAGTGGTCGCAGCATTAA
- the LOC128305728 gene encoding sorting nexin-21, whose translation MHTVVVGHRVAMENRESIEDDLDSATEAFDQSTLSIKHQTKGTVQDIWQRPTRRPLPPADDVVLCFEIPLARILPASSGDGQSLPSSVGKKYVIYEVNIRKDGPGPDPFPTSVERRYTHFLRLHEGLRKEYPTLLQTVSFPKKVLMGNFTAELIGERSAAFECFLDHIVSVPSLRDSVHFLEFLQGDELRNACQLLDERRNELAVPLLENCFRLLNKIFLDKSKCVLLLLCRLVAACTTSPIPHPSAEQWAELALRRYEHVCDTELLVLYIPLLQTCLHLWWQRGRDRSLLEERLNEMGKKGIKVKGGPTLAQAIHALDPRAETI comes from the exons A TGCATACTGTTGTCGTCGGGCATAGAGTAGCCATGGAGAACCGAGAATCCATCGAAGATGATCTTGATAGTGCGACGGAAGCGTTCGACCAAAGTACGTTGAGCATAAAACATCAGACCAAGGGCACCGTGCAAG ATATTTGGCAACGGCCTACAAGACGACCTCTTCCTCCGGCAGACGATGTGGTGCTGTGCTTTGAGATTCCACTCGCCCGCATCCTACCTGCTTCATCAGGTGATGGCCAGTCGTTACCCTCTAGTGTCGGCAAGAAGTACGTGATATATGAGGTGAACATTCGCAAGGATGGTCCCGGTCCGGATCCGTTCCCGACCAGTGTCGAACGACGCTACACTCACTTCCTAAGGCTGCACGAAGGGTTACGGAAAGAATATCCGACCCTGCTGCAAACGGTCAGCTTCCCGAAAAAGGTTCTGATGGGGAATTTTACCGCCGAACTGATCGGTGAACGCAGTGCCGCCTTCGAGTGCTTTCTCGACCATATCGTATCCGTGCCTTCGCTGCGTGATTCGGTTCATTTTCTCGAGTTTCTGCAAGGGGATGAGCTGCGTAACGCGTGTCAATTATTGGACGAACGGCGCAATGAGCTGGCCGTGCCGCTGTTGGAGAATTGCTTCCGGTTGTTGAACAAAATATTTCTGGACAAGTCCAAGTGTGTGCTGTTGTTACTGTGCCGGCTGGTGGCAGCCTGTACCACCTCACCGATACCGCACCCGTCCGCGGAACAGTGGGCCGAGCTGGCCTTGCGACGCTATGAGCATGTGTGCGATACGGAACTGTTGGTGCTTTACATTCCGCTGCTGCAGACGTGTTTGCATCTCTGGTGGCAACGTGGGCGCGACCGTAGCCTGCTCGAGGAACGGTTGAACGAGATGGGCAAGAAGGGTATCAAGGTAAAGGGCGGACCAACTCTTGCCCAAGCCATACACGCATTGGACCCGCGGGCCGAAACGATATAA
- the LOC128300962 gene encoding zinc finger protein 880-like — MSSLHAKIENICRLCLSGDDTLESIFGDSGSDALQTIIYDCTSIRIQPQLGLPSSICSTCKSKVENFNEFRERCLHNDEYLRTTLQLVAQKQEEHDDEYEEDDEEDVDIKLEPEVLLDEQSDVDQKDDDEKEDGMIVDRNDNKIDRTSLALAQDGLNGQHELVSNGPERDEWDEAGSNDHDSIGNSSTESFNYPYLSPDPTYGSLLKCEFCSLEFSVLEQLKRHITSHKEERIFQCYYCPKTFHFAKNLNMHVEYIHSKAKYTPSQVAKMIARQQSLVHSSSSNNSSVSQSTNGGLSPLSPLLDTSDCLNNNTIPSGAGIDAGAGLSLNINLNGSTTSSSTNGSSALGRNLKPIRLPALGLMAAEGRRGSFVQSTIGLSSERQQHECHVCHKSYGESSALRQHMLVHTGEKPYKCDICSKSFYNASTLKTHQRIHSDQNPYRCGTCTKMFDNARSLELHHRTHTGEKPYACDVCLKKFSCSSNLKRHRKLHDRD, encoded by the exons ATGAGTTCATTACA tgcaaaaatagaaaacatttgCAGGCTCTGTTTGTCCGGCGATGACACTTTGGAGTCTATTTTTGGTGATAGTGGAAGCGATGCGCTTCAGACGATAATCTACGACTGTACATCGATTAGG ATACAACCACAGCTGGGCCTTCCGTCGTCGATTTGTAGTACGTGCAAATCGAAGGTAGAAAACTTTAACGAATTTCGCGAACGGTGCCTACACAACGATGAGTATCTCCGCACGACGCTACAGTTGGTGGCGCAAAAGCAAGAAGAACACGACGATGAGTACGAGGAGGACGATGAAGAGGATGTGGATATTAAGCTGGAACCGGAGGTACTGTTGGACGAGCAGAGCGACGTCGATCAGAAGGATGACGACGAGAAAGAAGATGGCATGATCGTTGACAGGAACGATAACAAAATCGACCGAACTTCGCTGGCATTGGCACAGGATGGGCTGAATGGTCAGCACGAGCTGGTTTCGAATGGTCCGGAACGTGATGAGTGGGATGAGGCCGGATCAAACGATCACGATTCGATTGGCAACTCGTCAACGGAATCGTTCAACTATCCGTACCTATCGCCGGATCCAACGTACGGTTCGCTGCTCAAGTGTGAGTTCTGTTCGCTGGAATTTTCCGTGCTTGAACAGCTGAAGCGGCACATCACGAGCCACAAGGAGGAGCGAATATTTCAGTGCTACTACTGCCCGAAAACGTTTCACTTCGCGAAGAACCTCAACATGCACGTCGAGTATATCCATTCGAAGGCAAAGTACACACCGTCACAGGTGGCAAAAATGATTGCCAGGCAACAGAGTCTAGTCCATAGCAGTAGCAGTAACAATAGCAGCGTCAGCCAGAGTACCAACGGTGGGTTAAGCCCGTTGTCACCGTTACTAGATACGAGCGATTGTTTGAATAATAACACCATCCCGAGCGGCGCTGGCATTGATGCGGGTGCCGGCTTAAGCCTTAACATTAACCTGAACGGAAGCACGACGTCGAGCAGCACGAACGGATCGTCGGCTTTGGGAAGGAACTTGAAACCGATTCGATTACCCGCGCTCGGTCTAATGGCAGCAGAGGGACGGCGCGGTTCATTCGTACAGTCGACGATCGGTTTGTCCAGCGAGCGACAGCAGCATGAGTGCCACGTGTGCCATAAAAGCTATGGCGAATCATCCGCCTTGCGGCAGCACATGCTCGTACACACGGGCGAAAAGCCGTACAAATGTGATATCTGCTCGAAATCGTTCTACAATGCTAGCACGCTTAAAACGCACCAGCGCATCCACAGCGATCAAAATCCGTACCGGTGTGGGACGTGCACGAAGATGTTCGACAATGCGCGCAGTCTCGAGCTGCACCATCGTACGCACACGGGCGAAAAGCCGTACGCGTGTGATGTGTGCTTGAAGAAGTTCTCATGCTCGTCGAATTTGAAACGTCACCGGAAGCTACACGATCGCGACTAA